CTCGGCGGTCTCGCAGCGGCTTCGCTGCCGGTGCTGATCCATCTCTTCAACAAGAACCGCTTCCGCGTGGTGCGCTGGGGCGCGATGCACCTCATCAACACCGCGTTCGAGAAGAACCAGCGCCGCCTCAACCTCGATCATCTGCTCCTGCTGCTCGTGCGCTGCGCCATCCCCGCCGTGCTCGCGCTGTGCATGGCGCGGCCCGTCCTCACGGGTGCGGCGCGGTTGCTTGGAGCGGACAAGGCGTCGCTCGTCGTCCTGCTCGACAACAGCTACTCGATGGACTCGGGCGCGGGCGCCTCGGCGAACTTCAACACCGCCCGTGACACGGCCACGAAGATCATCGAGGGCGCGGGCCGCGGCTCGGATTTCTCGGTGCTGCTCATGGCGGGCGGGGCGCGGCCGCTGCTCGACGGCGCGGGCTTCGATGTCCCGCGCCTCGTGAAGGAACTCGGCACGCTGCACGCCGGCTACGGCAAGGCGCAGGTCGGCGAATCGCTCGAGGCCGCGGCCGCGCAAGTCGGCCGGATGCAGCAGCCGAACCGCGAGATCGTCGTGCTGACGGATTTCCAAAGGGTGAGCTGGTCGGACGAACAAGCTGCGGCCCGGGCCCGCGCCGTCGAGCAACTCAAGGCGCTGCCGCTCCCCCCGCAGGTGACGCTGCTCCACGTCGGCGCGCCCGGTCGCGACAACGTGGCCGTCGAGTCGCTCGACTTCTCGCGGCTCGTGCTCGGCATCGGGCAGACGCTCAACGTGCGCGCCAACGTGCGCAACTTCGGCGAGCGCGATTATCCGGAGCTGCGCGTCTATTTCCGCGTGGACGGCCGCGAGCGGTCTGCGGCGCAAATCCAACTCGCGGCCGGCGAGCAGCGGCAGGTGCTGTTCACCACGGCCTTCGACACGGCGGGCTCGCACGTCGTCGAAGTCCACGCCGACGCCGACGCGCTCAAGGCCGACAACTCGCTTTCCGCAAGCATCCCCGTGTGGAACGAAGTCCCGGTGCTGCTCGTCAACGGCGACCCCAGCCCGGAGCCGCTGAAAGGCGAGACGGATTTCCTCGAGGTCGCGCTGCAGCCGTTTGGGCAGGCGAAGGCCGGCCTCACGGACCTCATCAAGACGCGCGTGATCCCGACGGCGGAGCTTGGCGCGGCGTCGCTCGCGCAGCGGCGCGTGGCCGTGCTCGCCAACGTGCGGCAGATTTCGGACGTGCAGCTTGCCGCGCTGCGCGACTTCGTGAAGGACGGCGGCGGTTTGCTCATCTTTCCCGGCAACCGCGCGAACACGGACTGGCACAACCTTGTCTTCGCCGGCCGCCAGGGCGCGGAAGAGCTTCTGCCGCTCCAACTCGCGTCCCTCGGCGGTTCGCCGGATGACCACGCGCCGCGCGCGCGCATCGTCGCGGAGCATTACTCGCATCCCGCGCTTGAACTGTTCAACGACCCGCGCAACGGCTCGCTCGCCGACGCGCAGATCAAGCTCTGGTATAAGCTGCGCCTGCCGCGCGAGCCGGACCCGAATCTCACCGTGATCGCGAACCTCTCGTCCGGCGACCCGTTCCTGGTCGAGCGCCGCGTGGGCGAGGGCCGCGTGATGTTATGCACGACCGCGTGCGACGCCGACTGGGGCGACCTCCCGGTGAAGCCATTCTACCTGCCGCTCATGCAGCGCCTCGTGACGTATCTCGCCTCGACCGTGTTCCCGCCGCGCAACGTCGAGGTCGGCAAGCCGCTCGCCGCCTTTTTTCCGAAGGCCGAGGCGGGGCGGGTCGCCGTCTTCACCGACCCGTCGGGCTTGCGGCATGAAGTGGCGCTGACGGCAAAGGGTTCGCGCGCCACTGCGGAGTTCACCGAGGCTCGCCAGCCGGGGCTTTACGTGATGAACGGGCCGGACGGCAGCACGGTGCACTTTGTCGCGAACACGTCGCGCGAGGAGTCCGACCTCAGGCCGCTCTCGCCCGCCGAGCGCGAAGCCATTGCGAAGGCGATGGGCGCGACGGTGGTGAACTCGCTCAAGGAATACCAGGACCGCGACCACGGCCGGCGGTTCGGGCGCGAAATCTGGAAGCCACTGCTGTGGGTGGTGCTGGCGTTGCTGCTCGGGGAGCTGGCGCTTCAACAGTGGTTCGCTGGAAGGCGATGACATGACGGACCTGCGTTTCATCGGCGACTGGCGGTTGGGGAGCGGGCTGGTGCTGGCGGTGGCGCTCGCGGCGCTGGCGTTCGGGTTGTATCGGCGCGAGACGCGCGGGAGGCGCGACGCGCTCGCGTGGCTGTTGCCCGTGCTGCGGTCCCTGGCGGTGTTCCTCGTGGTGTTGATGCTCGCCGGGCCGGTGTTGCACCATCGCAAGCTTGTCGGCGAACTCGCGCACGTGCTGCTGTTGGTGGACACCTCCGAAAGCATGCGCCTCACGGACGAGGCGATGGAGGTGCCGCGCAAGCTCCTCGTCGCGCAGCAACTTGGCTGGGTGCCACCCGAGAAGTTCAACGTCACGCTGCGCGGCGTTGCTTCGCGCCTCGCCGCGGCGCAGGCTGCGACGCTTGCGCCCCCCGGCTCCTCCGCGGCCGACCTGCCTTCCGTCACCGGGGCTTTCGTGGAACACGTGGAGGCGGCAGGGGATCAGCTTGCAAAAGTCCCCGGCACCGTGTGGCCGGACATTTCCAAGCAGTCCGCCACCTTTCAACGCGAGTTGCTCACGCCCGCGCGCAAGCTCGTCGCGGCCGGCGCCGGGCGGGATGCGCGGAAGGCCGGACAGGATCTCGCGGCGCTGGTCACCCTCGCCGGCAAGTGGGAAAGGGAAACCCGCAAGGCGTTCGACGAGCACGTGGCGCGGGTGGCCGCGTCGAATGACGCAACCGTCGTCGCCGCGCTCAAGAAGCTTGACGCCACGCCGCGCTGGCAGCGGCTCGAAATGTTGCTGCTCGGCGGCGGGCACAGCATGCTCGACCGGCTCGCGTCGGAACACCAGGTCGAGCTGGTCGCGCTCGCGGGCGACAAGGCCGAGACGGCGTGGCTGCCCGGCGCAGGCGGCGTGGATCCTTCGCAGAAGGCGCCGCAGAAACTTCCGCTGGCACCGACGAACTCGCCGACGAATCTCGGCGACCCGCTGCGCGAGCGGGTGACGGCGCTGCGCGGGGGCGCGAAGTCGGCCGTGGTGCTCTTCACCGACGGCCAGCACAACTCCGGCGCGTCGCCCGTGGAGGTCGCGAAGATGCTGGGCAACCGCGGCGTGCCGTTGTTTGTGGTCGGCACGGGCTCGCAGCATCCGCCGCCGGATCTCGCCGTGCTCGACGTGAAAGGCCCCGAGACGACGGCGCCGGACGCGCGGTTGCAGGGCGAAGTGGTGTTGAAGGACGACATGCGCGCCGGCACGCCGTTCACGCTGCGCATCGAGCATCAGGGCACGGTGCTGTGGGAGAAGCAGCTTTCGACCGAGAACAAGCACACGCGCGCGGTGCCGTTTGATTTCCCGATCAAGGATCTGGTGGCGGCGCGGATGCGGCAGCTCGACAAGGACCTCAAGTTCACCACGCTTCCGCTCGCGTTGAAAGTGTCGGTGCCGCCCGTGCCTGGCGAGAAGGACGTGACGAACAACACGGCGACCCTTCGCACGACGGTGATCACGCAGAAGCCGAAGGTGCTGCTGCTCGACGGCCGTCCGCGCTGGGAGTTCCGCTACCTGCGCAACCTGCTCGAGCGCGACCAGCGGTGGGACGTGAACGCGCTGCTCGCGGGCGCGGGCGGCGAGCAGCGCCCGTGGCAGCGCGGGCTCACGAACGGGATGTTCCCGGCGAACCGCGAGCTTCTGTTCACCTACAGCCTCGTGGTGTATGGCGACCTGCAGCGCTCGCAAGTCCGCACCGACGAACTGGATTGGCTTCGGGAGTTCGTCGAGAAGCGTGGCGGCGGACTGGTCTTCATCGACGGGCGGCAGGAGGGTTTGACGAACCTGCTCAGCACGCCGATTGCGCCGCTGTTGCCGGTGCGCTGGCAGGGCGCGCCGCTGGGCGCGAGCCCGGTGCGTCTGGTCGTGAAGCCACAGACGGTGGGCGCGGGGCCACTCACGCTGCTGGCGGACCCCGTGGCGAACTCGGAAACGTGGGCGGGTTTTCGCGGACCGCACTGGGTGGCGCCGGCGCAGGCGTTGCCGGGTGCGGAACTTTGGGTGGAGGCCGAGAGCGGTCCGTCGCGCGCCGCGGCGCTCGTGTTCCGCCGCTTCGGCGCGGGCCGGGTGCTTTACGCCGCGCACGATGAATCGTGGCGCTGGCGGTTTGAGGTCGGCGACTTGCATCACCAGAAATTCTGGAACCAGGCCGCCAAGGCCATCATGGAGGCGCCGTTCCCTGTGCAGGACAAGTTTGTCTCGCTCGACAGCGGGCCCGCGAACTACAAGCCCGGGGACACGGCGGATATCCGCGTGCGGTTGCGCGACGCGCAGGGCGGCATGCTTCTGCGCGCGAAGGCCGAGGCGCAA
This window of the Verrucomicrobiota bacterium genome carries:
- a CDS encoding VWA domain-containing protein, which gives rise to MTFLNAILLGGLAAASLPVLIHLFNKNRFRVVRWGAMHLINTAFEKNQRRLNLDHLLLLLVRCAIPAVLALCMARPVLTGAARLLGADKASLVVLLDNSYSMDSGAGASANFNTARDTATKIIEGAGRGSDFSVLLMAGGARPLLDGAGFDVPRLVKELGTLHAGYGKAQVGESLEAAAAQVGRMQQPNREIVVLTDFQRVSWSDEQAAARARAVEQLKALPLPPQVTLLHVGAPGRDNVAVESLDFSRLVLGIGQTLNVRANVRNFGERDYPELRVYFRVDGRERSAAQIQLAAGEQRQVLFTTAFDTAGSHVVEVHADADALKADNSLSASIPVWNEVPVLLVNGDPSPEPLKGETDFLEVALQPFGQAKAGLTDLIKTRVIPTAELGAASLAQRRVAVLANVRQISDVQLAALRDFVKDGGGLLIFPGNRANTDWHNLVFAGRQGAEELLPLQLASLGGSPDDHAPRARIVAEHYSHPALELFNDPRNGSLADAQIKLWYKLRLPREPDPNLTVIANLSSGDPFLVERRVGEGRVMLCTTACDADWGDLPVKPFYLPLMQRLVTYLASTVFPPRNVEVGKPLAAFFPKAEAGRVAVFTDPSGLRHEVALTAKGSRATAEFTEARQPGLYVMNGPDGSTVHFVANTSREESDLRPLSPAEREAIAKAMGATVVNSLKEYQDRDHGRRFGREIWKPLLWVVLALLLGELALQQWFAGRR
- a CDS encoding VWA domain-containing protein gives rise to the protein MTDLRFIGDWRLGSGLVLAVALAALAFGLYRRETRGRRDALAWLLPVLRSLAVFLVVLMLAGPVLHHRKLVGELAHVLLLVDTSESMRLTDEAMEVPRKLLVAQQLGWVPPEKFNVTLRGVASRLAAAQAATLAPPGSSAADLPSVTGAFVEHVEAAGDQLAKVPGTVWPDISKQSATFQRELLTPARKLVAAGAGRDARKAGQDLAALVTLAGKWERETRKAFDEHVARVAASNDATVVAALKKLDATPRWQRLEMLLLGGGHSMLDRLASEHQVELVALAGDKAETAWLPGAGGVDPSQKAPQKLPLAPTNSPTNLGDPLRERVTALRGGAKSAVVLFTDGQHNSGASPVEVAKMLGNRGVPLFVVGTGSQHPPPDLAVLDVKGPETTAPDARLQGEVVLKDDMRAGTPFTLRIEHQGTVLWEKQLSTENKHTRAVPFDFPIKDLVAARMRQLDKDLKFTTLPLALKVSVPPVPGEKDVTNNTATLRTTVITQKPKVLLLDGRPRWEFRYLRNLLERDQRWDVNALLAGAGGEQRPWQRGLTNGMFPANRELLFTYSLVVYGDLQRSQVRTDELDWLREFVEKRGGGLVFIDGRQEGLTNLLSTPIAPLLPVRWQGAPLGASPVRLVVKPQTVGAGPLTLLADPVANSETWAGFRGPHWVAPAQALPGAELWVEAESGPSRAAALVFRRFGAGRVLYAAHDESWRWRFEVGDLHHQKFWNQAAKAIMEAPFPVQDKFVSLDSGPANYKPGDTADIRVRLRDAQGGMLLRAKAEAQLSRDGRRVASLPLAADENSGGVYRARTAPLAPGQYEVSVTVEGHPEAGAKARTEFGVSGQSGGEMTHLHCDEALLRQLAHHSGGEFFREEDLGALAERLKPLSQAKVVESDTVLWRSYWWFVPVILLLVVEWVLRKRAGMI